One genomic window of Azospirillaceae bacterium includes the following:
- a CDS encoding response regulator transcription factor → MPTDVAVQPAHIHLVEDDTDMAREIATSLEARGYVVSVSATADDALGVLRDDRTINLVIADRMLPGGMDGLDMVQQLRDEGLPIPILVLSALGSVDDRVRGLNAGGDDYLTKPFAVEELVARIEALRRRPADTRATMLRVGSLEMDLLNRTVRRNGREVPLLPREFKLLEYLMRRPDQVITPAMLLTDVWNYRFIPQTNVVDVHMGKLRHKVDEVGELPMIHRVRGTGFMLRAAD, encoded by the coding sequence ATGCCTACCGACGTCGCCGTTCAGCCCGCGCACATCCACCTGGTGGAAGATGACACCGACATGGCGCGGGAAATCGCGACCAGTCTGGAGGCGCGCGGTTACGTCGTCAGCGTGTCGGCCACGGCGGATGACGCGCTGGGGGTGCTGCGCGACGACCGCACCATCAACCTGGTGATCGCCGACCGCATGCTGCCCGGCGGCATGGACGGGCTGGACATGGTGCAGCAGCTGCGGGACGAGGGCCTGCCCATCCCCATCCTGGTGCTGAGCGCCCTGGGCTCGGTCGATGACAGGGTGCGGGGCCTGAACGCCGGCGGCGACGATTACCTGACCAAGCCCTTCGCGGTGGAGGAACTGGTGGCGCGGATCGAGGCGCTGCGCCGCCGCCCGGCCGACACCCGTGCCACCATGCTGCGCGTGGGCTCGCTGGAGATGGACCTGCTGAACCGCACGGTACGCCGGAACGGGCGGGAGGTGCCCTTGCTGCCGCGGGAATTCAAGCTGCTGGAATACCTCATGCGCCGGCCGGACCAGGTGATTACGCCGGCCATGCTGCTGACCGACGTGTGGAACTATCGCTTCATCCCCCAGACCAATGTGGTCGACGTGCATATGGGTAAGCTGCGCCACAAGGTGGACGAGGTGGGGGAGTTGCCCATGATCCACCGTGTCCGCGGCACCGGGTTCATGCTTCGTGCCGCGGACTGA
- a CDS encoding ATP-binding protein: MPRTDLFHAAPFRRALGFAAALSVGMLLIFGFIYWQTSEAETIRIQEDIGQEAVAAARTPSETLLPHLQLRILSDYHRVTVAAWFDAHGKPIYGNMAALPPDLPADGKGRRLDVITTDSPDPQPAIVAAQMRADGGTVVIGRAMDELIALQRIVARTLVMGLLPALALVLGSGIWGGARALQRVQAVQETMGRIVGGDLRERLPVSGRRDDIDRLSDRVNQMLDRMVHLLDELRAVGDNIAHDLRTPLSVMRAKLERGLGAEQPQALRETVEAALVDLDRAFAMITALLRIAELEDSRRQAAFGTVDLTEIANEVFELYEPLAEAQGVTLRREGGGPLFIVGDRDLLIEAVANLTDNAVKFTPAGGTATIRTLMLDGVPTVQVADTGPGIPEDERAAVVRRLYRLDKSRHIQGNGLGLALVQAIATLHGFQLQIGGDQNGAEIAVICLVQKDEEVVTATT, from the coding sequence GTGCCGCGGACTGATCTTTTCCACGCCGCCCCCTTCCGCCGGGCGCTGGGCTTCGCCGCCGCGCTGTCGGTCGGCATGCTGCTGATCTTCGGTTTCATCTACTGGCAGACCAGCGAGGCGGAGACCATCCGCATCCAGGAGGATATCGGGCAGGAGGCGGTGGCCGCCGCCCGCACGCCGTCGGAAACCCTGCTGCCCCATTTGCAGCTGCGCATCCTCAGCGACTATCACCGCGTCACCGTGGCGGCGTGGTTCGATGCGCACGGCAAGCCCATCTACGGCAACATGGCGGCGCTGCCGCCGGACCTGCCGGCCGATGGCAAGGGCCGGCGCCTGGACGTGATCACCACCGACAGCCCCGATCCGCAGCCCGCCATCGTGGCGGCGCAGATGCGGGCCGACGGTGGCACGGTGGTCATTGGCCGCGCCATGGACGAACTGATCGCCCTGCAACGCATCGTCGCCCGTACCCTGGTGATGGGCCTGTTGCCGGCCCTGGCCCTGGTGCTGGGGTCCGGCATCTGGGGCGGGGCCCGGGCATTGCAACGGGTGCAGGCGGTGCAGGAAACCATGGGCCGCATCGTCGGCGGCGATCTGCGCGAACGGCTGCCGGTGTCCGGCCGCCGGGATGATATCGACCGGCTGTCGGACCGGGTGAACCAGATGCTGGACCGCATGGTCCATCTGCTGGATGAGTTGCGGGCGGTGGGTGACAACATCGCCCACGATCTGCGCACGCCGCTGTCGGTCATGCGGGCCAAGCTGGAACGCGGCCTGGGCGCTGAACAGCCGCAGGCATTGCGTGAGACGGTGGAGGCGGCGCTGGTCGACCTGGACCGCGCCTTCGCCATGATCACCGCCCTGCTGCGCATCGCGGAGCTGGAGGACAGCCGCCGCCAGGCGGCCTTCGGCACGGTGGACCTGACCGAGATCGCGAACGAGGTGTTCGAACTGTACGAACCGCTGGCGGAGGCCCAGGGCGTGACCTTGCGGCGCGAGGGCGGGGGGCCCCTGTTCATCGTCGGCGACCGCGATCTGCTGATCGAGGCGGTGGCCAATCTGACGGACAACGCCGTCAAGTTCACCCCCGCCGGCGGCACCGCCACCATCCGCACCCTGATGCTGGACGGGGTGCCCACGGTGCAGGTGGCCGACACCGGTCCCGGCATACCGGAGGATGAGCGGGCGGCGGTGGTGCGCCGCCTCTATCGCCTGGACAAAAGCCGCCACATCCAGGGCAACGGCTTGGGCCTGGCGCTGGTCCAGGCGATTGCAACCTTGCATGGCTTCCAGCTGCAAATCGGTGGCGACCAGAATGGTGCGGAAATCGCCGTGATTTGCCTTGTCCAAAAGGACGAAGAAGTTGTGACCGCAACCACTTAA
- a CDS encoding efflux RND transporter permease subunit, producing MIEIVKIALRRPYTFIVMAILILIFGVSAAVKTPTDIFPNIGIPVIAVVWTYNGLPPDDMSGRIVSYYERSLTATVNNIEHIESQSMQGYGVVKIFFQPTVDINAAQSQVTAISQTVLKQMPAGITPPQVIVFNASSVPILQLAVSSDKLSETKLNDLAQNFIRPQLVTVAGAVLPSVYGGKVRQVQIDLNQQALHSYGLSANDVVNALSAQNLITPAGTQKVGKLEYAIDLNDSPKQIAPFNDMPIKTVNGTVVYMRDVANVHDGSPPQTNVVHVDGKNAVLMSVLKSGSASTLDIISGVKAKLPEVEKSLPDGVKLTPIGDQSMFVKDAVSGVIREGAIAAALTGLLILLFLGSWRSTLIITVSIPLAILASITTLSILGETINVMTLGGLALAVGILVDDATVTIENINWHLEHGKPIETAILDGAKQIVVPATVSLLCISIAFVPMFGLGGVAGYLFRPMAEAVVFALIGSYILSRTLVPTLANYLLRNQVHAGGHAHGDIHAPPAKNPLVRFQRGFERRFEIVRSAYQGLLLLGLNNRKVMIGGFLVISLATFGLAPFLGQNFFPDVDGGQIKMHVRAQTGTRIEEVTKLNDRVNLAVQRIIPPKDLGEMVDNIGLPVSGINMAYGNSGTIGVQDSDILISLKDGHAPTADYVDTLRRELPRLFPGTVFAFLPADITTQVLNFGLPAPLDVQISGNDLDTNRIYANKLLAKIARIPGVADARIQQAFQLPSLKVDVDRSLAGLVGLTEKDAATTMLDTLAGSSQTAPTYWLDHKSGISYPVSIQTPQRDIDTMGGLQTMPLSATNSNQLLGGIARISRGREDAVVSHYNIRPAIDIYATPRGRDLGAVNADVQKAIDSMAADLPRGAHVEVRGQVTTMTSAYSQLFVGLAFAVVLIYLLIVVNFQSWVDPFVIVMALPTALSGIVWMLFTTGTTLSVPALTGAIMCMGVATANSILVISFARERLAAGVDAFSAAMEAGYTRFRPVLMTALAMIIGMLPMAIEPGQNAPLGRAVIGGLVFATLATLFMVPAMFSLAHANDHKRAAAGQGEAHPEPAHV from the coding sequence ATGATCGAGATCGTCAAGATCGCGCTGCGACGCCCTTACACTTTCATCGTCATGGCCATCCTGATCCTGATCTTCGGCGTTTCCGCCGCGGTCAAGACGCCGACGGACATCTTCCCCAACATCGGCATCCCCGTGATCGCCGTGGTGTGGACCTATAACGGCCTGCCCCCCGATGACATGTCGGGCCGCATCGTCAGTTATTACGAACGCTCGCTGACCGCGACCGTGAACAACATCGAACACATCGAATCCCAGTCGATGCAGGGCTACGGCGTGGTGAAGATCTTCTTCCAGCCCACCGTGGACATCAACGCCGCCCAGTCGCAGGTCACCGCCATTTCCCAGACGGTGCTGAAGCAGATGCCGGCGGGCATCACCCCGCCGCAGGTCATCGTCTTCAACGCGTCGTCCGTGCCCATCCTCCAGCTGGCGGTTTCCAGCGACAAGCTGTCGGAAACCAAGCTGAACGACCTGGCGCAGAACTTCATCCGTCCGCAGCTGGTCACCGTCGCCGGCGCCGTGCTGCCCTCCGTCTACGGCGGCAAGGTGCGCCAGGTGCAGATCGACCTGAACCAGCAGGCGCTGCATTCCTACGGCCTGTCGGCCAACGACGTGGTCAACGCCCTGTCGGCGCAGAACCTGATCACCCCGGCCGGCACCCAGAAGGTCGGCAAGCTGGAATACGCCATCGACCTGAACGACAGCCCCAAGCAGATCGCGCCCTTCAACGACATGCCCATCAAGACGGTCAACGGCACCGTCGTCTATATGCGGGATGTCGCCAATGTCCATGACGGCAGCCCGCCCCAGACCAACGTGGTGCACGTGGACGGCAAGAACGCCGTGCTGATGTCGGTGCTGAAGTCCGGTTCCGCGTCCACCCTGGACATCATCAGCGGCGTGAAGGCCAAGCTGCCCGAGGTGGAGAAAAGCCTGCCCGACGGCGTGAAGCTGACCCCCATCGGCGACCAGTCGATGTTCGTGAAGGACGCCGTCAGCGGCGTTATCCGCGAAGGCGCCATCGCCGCCGCCCTGACCGGCCTGCTGATCCTGCTGTTCCTGGGCAGCTGGCGGTCGACCCTGATCATCACCGTGTCCATCCCGCTGGCCATCCTGGCGTCCATCACCACCCTGTCCATCCTGGGCGAGACGATCAACGTCATGACCCTGGGCGGCCTGGCGCTGGCCGTGGGCATCCTGGTGGACGACGCTACGGTGACGATCGAAAACATCAACTGGCATCTGGAACACGGCAAGCCGATCGAAACCGCCATCCTGGACGGCGCCAAGCAGATCGTGGTGCCGGCCACCGTGTCGCTGCTGTGCATCAGCATCGCCTTCGTGCCCATGTTCGGCCTGGGCGGCGTCGCCGGCTACCTGTTCCGCCCGATGGCGGAGGCCGTGGTCTTCGCCCTGATCGGTTCCTACATCCTGTCGCGTACCCTGGTGCCGACCCTGGCCAACTACCTGCTGCGCAACCAGGTGCATGCCGGCGGCCACGCCCACGGCGACATCCATGCCCCCCCTGCCAAGAACCCGCTGGTGCGGTTCCAGCGCGGCTTTGAACGCCGGTTCGAAATCGTGCGGTCGGCCTACCAGGGCCTGCTGCTGCTGGGCCTGAACAACCGCAAGGTCATGATCGGCGGCTTCCTGGTCATCTCGCTGGCCACATTCGGCCTGGCGCCCTTCCTGGGGCAGAACTTCTTCCCCGACGTGGACGGCGGCCAGATCAAGATGCACGTGCGGGCCCAGACCGGCACGCGCATCGAGGAAGTGACCAAGCTGAACGACCGCGTCAACCTGGCCGTCCAGCGCATCATCCCGCCCAAGGACCTGGGTGAGATGGTGGACAACATCGGCCTGCCGGTCAGCGGCATCAACATGGCCTACGGCAACAGCGGCACCATCGGCGTGCAGGATTCCGACATCCTGATCAGCCTGAAGGACGGCCACGCCCCCACCGCCGATTATGTCGATACCCTGCGGCGCGAACTGCCGCGCCTGTTCCCCGGCACCGTCTTCGCCTTCCTGCCGGCCGACATCACCACCCAGGTGCTGAACTTCGGCCTGCCGGCGCCGCTGGACGTGCAAATCTCAGGCAACGATCTGGACACCAACCGGATCTACGCCAACAAGCTGCTGGCCAAGATCGCCCGTATCCCCGGCGTCGCCGACGCCCGCATCCAGCAGGCCTTCCAGCTGCCCTCCCTCAAGGTGGACGTGGACCGGTCGCTGGCGGGCCTGGTCGGCCTGACGGAAAAGGACGCCGCCACCACCATGCTGGACACGCTGGCCGGCAGCAGCCAGACGGCGCCGACCTATTGGCTGGACCACAAGAGCGGCATCTCCTACCCCGTGTCGATCCAGACGCCGCAGCGCGACATCGACACCATGGGCGGGCTGCAGACCATGCCCTTGTCCGCCACCAACTCCAACCAGCTGCTGGGCGGCATCGCCCGGATCAGCCGGGGCCGCGAGGACGCGGTGGTCAGCCACTACAACATCCGCCCGGCCATCGACATCTACGCCACCCCCCGTGGCCGCGATCTGGGCGCCGTCAACGCCGATGTGCAGAAGGCCATCGACAGCATGGCGGCCGACCTGCCCCGCGGTGCCCATGTCGAGGTGCGGGGCCAGGTGACGACCATGACCAGCGCCTACAGCCAGCTGTTCGTGGGCCTGGCCTTCGCCGTCGTGCTGATCTACCTGCTGATCGTCGTGAACTTCCAGTCGTGGGTCGATCCGTTCGTCATCGTCATGGCGCTGCCGACGGCGTTGTCCGGCATCGTCTGGATGCTGTTCACCACCGGCACCACCCTGTCGGTGCCGGCATTGACGGGCGCCATCATGTGCATGGGTGTGGCCACCGCCAACTCCATCCTGGTCATCAGCTTCGCCCGTGAACGGCTGGCGGCCGGCGTGGACGCCTTCAGCGCCGCGATGGAGGCCGGCTACACCCGCTTCCGCCCGGTGTTGATGACGGCGCTGGCCATGATCATCGGCATGTTGCCGATGGCCATCGAGCCCGGCCAGAACGCGCCCCTGGGGCGTGCCGTGATCGGCGGCCTGGTGTTCGCCACGCTGGCCACCCTGTTCATGGTTCCCGCCATGTTCAGCCTGGCCCACGCCAACGATCACAAGCGCGCCGCGGCGGGGCAGGGCGAAGCCCACCCCGAACCGGCCCACGTTTGA
- a CDS encoding efflux RND transporter periplasmic adaptor subunit has protein sequence MSTAHIQTPNPRRLALLGVTALVAAGAIVVFGITTRAHADKELVQWNADQAIPTVALANVTRDTKAQVLSLPGTLQAYNKAPIYARVSGYLKSWDKDIGAHVKAGDLLGTIDTPDLDQQLEQAKAQLAQAQAQAKLADLTSKRWAALVESQSVSQQAADEKVGDAAAKQAAVESAAANVRRLETLTAFKRIVVPFDGIVTARTTDIGALISAGGGGGPELFEVSDLHVLRLYVQVPQSFAGLLKPGVKATFTLPQYPGRTFEATLTTTANAMNTANRSMLVELQADNKDGLLTPGTYADVHFQVPADANMVSVPATALVTGDTGVQLAVVGAAGTPNAGKVVLKPVQLGRDMGDTVEVVAGLSPGDQVIDSPPETLNSGDEVRLAAGSTGQAGKMADNAAPAGSDKVKADR, from the coding sequence ATGTCCACGGCACACATCCAGACCCCCAACCCCCGCCGCCTGGCCCTGCTGGGCGTCACCGCCCTGGTGGCCGCCGGCGCCATCGTCGTGTTCGGCATCACCACCCGCGCCCATGCGGACAAGGAACTGGTGCAGTGGAACGCCGACCAGGCCATCCCCACGGTGGCGCTGGCCAACGTCACCCGGGACACCAAGGCGCAGGTCCTGTCCCTGCCCGGCACCTTGCAGGCCTACAACAAGGCGCCGATCTACGCCCGGGTCAGCGGTTACCTGAAAAGCTGGGACAAGGACATCGGCGCCCATGTGAAGGCGGGCGACCTGCTGGGCACCATCGACACGCCCGACCTGGACCAGCAGCTGGAACAGGCCAAGGCGCAGCTGGCCCAGGCCCAGGCCCAGGCGAAGCTGGCGGATCTGACGTCAAAGCGCTGGGCGGCGCTGGTGGAATCACAGTCCGTGTCGCAGCAGGCGGCGGATGAGAAGGTGGGCGATGCCGCGGCCAAGCAGGCGGCGGTGGAAAGTGCGGCGGCCAACGTCCGCCGGCTGGAAACCCTAACGGCGTTCAAGCGCATCGTGGTGCCGTTCGACGGCATCGTCACCGCCCGCACCACCGACATCGGCGCCCTGATCAGCGCCGGTGGCGGTGGCGGGCCGGAACTGTTCGAGGTGTCGGACCTGCACGTCCTGCGCCTATACGTCCAGGTCCCGCAGTCCTTCGCCGGCCTGCTGAAGCCGGGCGTCAAGGCCACCTTCACCCTGCCGCAATATCCCGGCCGGACGTTCGAAGCGACGCTGACCACCACGGCCAACGCCATGAACACGGCCAATCGCAGCATGCTGGTGGAACTGCAGGCCGACAACAAGGACGGCCTGCTGACTCCCGGCACCTACGCCGACGTGCACTTCCAGGTGCCGGCGGACGCCAACATGGTCAGTGTGCCGGCCACCGCCCTGGTGACCGGCGACACGGGTGTCCAGTTGGCGGTCGTGGGTGCGGCCGGTACGCCCAACGCCGGCAAGGTGGTGCTGAAGCCGGTGCAGCTGGGCCGCGACATGGGCGACACGGTCGAGGTGGTGGCCGGCCTCAGCCCCGGCGACCAGGTGATCGACAGCCCGCCGGAAACCCTGAACAGCGGTGACGAGGTGCGCCTGGCCGCCGGTTCCACCGGGCAGGCCGGCAAGATGGCCGACAACGCGGCCCCGGCGGGGTCGGACAAGGTGAAGGCGGATCGGTGA
- a CDS encoding efflux transporter outer membrane subunit encodes MSTRTTKYLLAGGALLALAACNLAPDYQPPSLTLPPAFKEAGGAPWGPAQPADATTRGPWWTAFNDPVLNGLEDKIETANPSLAVALARYDEARADAASMSAGLLPRADLNASITNNRQSEDRPLRSRTQQDVYGNNTIGGTASYEVDLWGKVRNQVTAGRAASQASAADLASVRLGLQAELATDYFALRGLDDRAQILADTVTAYEKQLSLTQTMFKGHIVAGMDVSRAETQLDSARSQVSQIASQRAQMEHAIAALVGLAPAEFSLTAASWNPSLPAVPTGLPSSLLQRRPDIAAAERDVLAANAGIGVARAAYYPDLTLQASGGVENTGFNLFKLPMTFWSVGPGVTLPLFDGGRLDAGLAKAVAQHNEASAQYRGTVLTAFREVEDNLAAIRLLGQAAKEEDAGTGAAQRTLDMAMNLYRDGADSYLDVVTAQTALLEAQQSSLDLHTRQVQADVALIRALGGGWDVKSLPSQEEAATLPEDTKAP; translated from the coding sequence ATGAGCACGCGCACAACCAAATACCTGCTGGCCGGCGGTGCCTTGCTGGCGCTGGCGGCGTGCAACTTGGCGCCGGACTATCAGCCGCCCAGCCTGACCCTGCCGCCGGCCTTCAAGGAAGCCGGTGGTGCCCCCTGGGGCCCCGCCCAGCCGGCGGACGCGACGACGCGCGGCCCCTGGTGGACGGCGTTCAACGACCCGGTGCTGAATGGCCTCGAGGACAAGATCGAGACCGCCAACCCCAGCCTGGCGGTGGCCCTGGCCCGCTATGACGAGGCTCGGGCGGACGCGGCCTCGATGTCGGCCGGCCTGCTGCCGCGCGCCGACCTGAACGCCAGCATCACCAACAACCGCCAGTCCGAGGATCGGCCCCTGCGGTCGCGCACCCAGCAGGACGTCTACGGCAACAACACCATCGGCGGCACCGCGTCGTATGAGGTGGATTTGTGGGGCAAGGTGCGCAACCAGGTGACGGCCGGCCGGGCCGCGTCACAGGCCAGTGCCGCCGACCTGGCGTCGGTGCGCCTGGGCCTGCAGGCGGAACTGGCCACCGACTATTTCGCCCTGCGCGGCCTGGACGACCGGGCGCAGATCCTGGCCGACACGGTGACGGCCTATGAAAAGCAGCTGAGCCTGACCCAGACCATGTTCAAGGGCCACATCGTGGCCGGCATGGACGTGTCGCGGGCCGAGACCCAACTGGATAGCGCGCGGTCGCAGGTGTCCCAGATCGCGTCCCAGCGGGCGCAGATGGAACACGCCATCGCCGCCCTGGTGGGCTTGGCCCCGGCGGAATTCAGCCTGACGGCGGCCTCCTGGAACCCCAGCCTGCCGGCCGTGCCCACGGGCCTGCCCTCCAGCCTGCTGCAACGGCGCCCGGATATCGCGGCGGCGGAACGCGACGTGCTGGCGGCCAACGCCGGCATCGGCGTGGCACGCGCGGCCTATTACCCCGACCTGACCCTGCAGGCCAGCGGCGGGGTGGAGAACACCGGCTTCAACCTGTTCAAGCTGCCCATGACCTTCTGGTCGGTGGGCCCGGGCGTGACCCTGCCGCTGTTCGACGGCGGCCGTCTGGACGCCGGCCTGGCCAAGGCGGTGGCCCAGCATAACGAAGCCTCCGCCCAATATCGCGGCACCGTCCTGACCGCCTTCCGCGAGGTGGAGGACAACCTGGCCGCCATCCGCCTGCTGGGCCAGGCCGCGAAGGAAGAGGACGCCGGCACCGGGGCCGCCCAGCGCACGCTGGACATGGCCATGAACCTCTACCGCGACGGCGCCGACAGCTACCTGGACGTGGTGACCGCCCAGACCGCCTTGCTGGAGGCGCAGCAGAGCAGCCTGGACCTGCACACCCGCCAGGTGCAGGCTGACGTCGCCCTGATCCGCGCGCTGGGTGGCGGCTGGGACGTCAAGTCCCTGCCCTCCCAGGAAGAGGCGGCGACCCTGCCGGAGGACACCAAGGCGCCGTAA
- a CDS encoding multicopper oxidase domain-containing protein, with the protein MRMKRPRTTRIERLGAGLATVAVSALLTQAASAQTTFANPPSLPQTAPSVGSATTPGLPKAASALSLATTAEPHAGKERAYDLHIQYSDSALYDPGQQRYQRVHLRSYVGTGVSPGTPFVAPEINVTPGDTVRITLHNDLPAEPNCGDVPTINTPHCFNTTNLHSHGLWVSPTGNSDNVLISIKPTVSFQYEYNIPADHPAGTFWYHPHQHGSTAIQVASGMAGALIIHGDRKPANKAGANGSVVKVNGDLDTLLIAANGQSFKDRTVLFQQIEYACTGADGKPTFDCKPDQVGVIEDYSLFGPNKWGLSNRWTSINGAVLPTFSDVQAGTVERWRLIHAGVRETINVEFHKMTPGANPSALPTKATLAQFLDTNCGGPAVPYQVVAADGLTMGSTLTKEDTVLQPGYRYDLLVVFPEAGNYCMTEKADPSASTVSQLPTPANLLGIVAVRGGTPTKDPIKTLVDTLVAAANRTMPADVKTEIVADLQAKDSNGKPAPRLTRFVPHPTITEAEVASTPLQEMVFYLGQGIEPNPQGFSFTVGKSFKTVKTDKGFWVPDGAAPYQPDRIDRSLILGTAQQWELRSYGVEHPFHIHVNPFQIVAILDPQGNDVSAPGYVEADGDSQYAGLRGTWKDTLWVKTKVKAPLSENPQGYYRLIVRTRYERYIGEYVLHCHILDHEDNGMMENVKIGISDGAGGLAEAHAHH; encoded by the coding sequence ATGCGCATGAAAAGACCAAGGACAACCAGGATTGAAAGGCTGGGCGCCGGCCTGGCCACGGTGGCGGTCAGCGCACTGCTGACGCAGGCGGCGTCGGCGCAGACCACCTTCGCCAACCCCCCATCCCTGCCGCAGACGGCCCCGTCCGTGGGGTCCGCCACCACGCCCGGCCTGCCCAAGGCCGCGTCGGCCTTGAGCCTGGCCACCACTGCCGAGCCCCACGCCGGTAAGGAGCGGGCCTACGACCTGCATATCCAGTACAGCGATTCAGCCCTGTACGATCCTGGCCAGCAGCGTTACCAGCGGGTGCACCTGCGCAGCTATGTCGGCACCGGGGTGTCGCCGGGCACGCCCTTCGTGGCGCCGGAAATCAACGTGACGCCGGGCGACACCGTGCGCATCACCCTGCACAACGACCTGCCGGCCGAACCGAACTGCGGCGACGTGCCCACCATCAACACGCCGCACTGCTTCAACACCACCAACCTGCATTCCCACGGCCTGTGGGTCAGCCCGACGGGGAACAGCGACAACGTGCTGATCTCCATCAAGCCGACGGTCAGCTTCCAGTACGAATACAACATCCCGGCCGACCATCCGGCCGGCACCTTCTGGTACCACCCGCACCAGCACGGCTCCACCGCCATCCAGGTGGCCAGCGGCATGGCCGGCGCCCTGATCATCCATGGCGACCGCAAGCCTGCCAACAAGGCCGGGGCCAACGGCAGCGTGGTGAAGGTCAACGGCGACCTGGACACCCTGCTGATCGCCGCCAACGGCCAGTCGTTCAAGGACCGCACGGTCCTGTTCCAGCAGATCGAATACGCCTGCACCGGCGCCGACGGCAAACCGACCTTCGACTGCAAGCCCGACCAGGTGGGCGTGATTGAGGATTACAGCCTGTTCGGGCCCAACAAATGGGGGCTTTCCAACCGTTGGACCAGCATCAACGGCGCCGTCCTGCCCACCTTCAGCGACGTGCAGGCGGGCACGGTGGAACGCTGGCGCCTGATCCATGCCGGCGTGCGTGAGACCATCAACGTGGAATTCCACAAGATGACGCCCGGCGCCAACCCGTCCGCCCTGCCGACCAAGGCGACGCTGGCGCAGTTCCTGGACACCAATTGCGGCGGTCCGGCGGTACCCTACCAGGTGGTGGCGGCCGACGGCCTGACCATGGGCAGCACCCTGACCAAGGAGGACACCGTCCTGCAGCCGGGCTATCGCTATGACCTGCTGGTGGTGTTCCCGGAGGCCGGCAACTACTGCATGACGGAAAAGGCCGACCCCTCCGCCTCCACCGTCAGCCAGTTGCCGACGCCGGCCAACCTGCTGGGCATCGTCGCCGTCCGTGGCGGCACCCCCACCAAGGACCCGATCAAGACCCTGGTCGACACCCTGGTGGCGGCGGCCAACCGCACCATGCCGGCCGACGTGAAGACCGAAATCGTCGCCGACCTGCAGGCCAAGGACAGCAACGGCAAGCCCGCCCCCCGCCTGACCCGCTTCGTGCCCCACCCCACCATCACCGAGGCGGAAGTGGCGAGCACACCGTTGCAGGAAATGGTGTTCTACCTGGGCCAGGGCATAGAGCCCAACCCGCAGGGCTTCTCCTTCACCGTGGGCAAAAGCTTCAAGACGGTGAAGACCGACAAAGGCTTCTGGGTTCCCGACGGGGCCGCCCCCTACCAGCCCGACCGTATCGACCGGTCCCTGATCCTGGGCACGGCGCAGCAGTGGGAACTGCGGTCCTATGGGGTGGAGCATCCCTTCCACATCCACGTGAACCCCTTCCAGATCGTCGCCATCCTGGACCCACAGGGCAACGACGTTAGCGCCCCCGGCTATGTCGAGGCCGATGGCGACAGCCAGTACGCCGGCTTGCGCGGCACCTGGAAGGACACGCTGTGGGTCAAGACCAAGGTCAAGGCCCCCCTGAGCGAGAACCCGCAAGGGTATTATCGCCTGATCGTCCGCACCCGGTATGAGCGGTACATCGGCGAATACGTCCTGCACTGCCACATCCTGGACCATGAGGACAACGGCATGATGGAAAACGTGAAGATCGGCATCAGCGACGGTGCCGGCGGCCTGGCCGAGGCCCACGCCCACCACTGA